Proteins encoded within one genomic window of Phototrophicus methaneseepsis:
- a CDS encoding lysophospholipid acyltransferase family protein — translation MSSTIQEFVANQPIYDQRRRYLHKALRAIGFRLCNVDVTGLENIPSSGPTILMINHITFIDPIVFTAVIPNRYVISMAKAEAYESWFIRGIINLWGNFIINRGEVDRKALGNAIELLKSGQLLLIAPEGHRHPEGLGEPKEGVAYIAQKANAVIVPAAIMGAQDWNQRLKSFHKAYARVAFGRPFRFKLPADERLSKPVRATMMQEAMYQIAQLIPEQYASQRGLFSDLSQATTRYLDLL, via the coding sequence ATGAGCAGTACGATTCAGGAATTTGTCGCTAACCAACCAATCTATGATCAGAGGCGCAGATACCTGCACAAAGCCTTACGCGCCATCGGTTTCCGACTTTGCAATGTGGATGTCACCGGCCTGGAGAATATCCCCTCTTCCGGGCCGACCATCCTCATGATCAACCACATCACCTTCATTGACCCCATCGTCTTTACAGCCGTTATACCGAATCGCTACGTCATCTCCATGGCGAAGGCAGAAGCCTACGAGAGTTGGTTCATCCGGGGCATCATCAATTTATGGGGTAACTTCATCATCAACAGGGGCGAAGTTGACCGCAAAGCACTCGGCAATGCCATTGAGCTGCTAAAAAGCGGGCAATTACTGCTGATTGCGCCAGAGGGCCATCGTCATCCAGAAGGCCTTGGCGAACCGAAAGAAGGCGTCGCTTACATCGCACAAAAGGCGAATGCCGTGATTGTGCCCGCCGCTATTATGGGTGCACAGGACTGGAACCAGCGCCTTAAAAGCTTCCATAAGGCTTATGCACGGGTCGCTTTCGGCAGGCCATTTCGCTTTAAACTCCCCGCAGATGAACGACTTTCTAAGCCCGTCCGCGCAACGATGATGCAAGAAGCCATGTATCAAATTGCTCAGTTGATACCAGAGCAGTATGCTTCTCAGCGCGGCTTATTCAGCGATTTATCACAGGCAACCACGCGCTACCTTGATTTACTGTAG
- a CDS encoding pseudouridine synthase: MAEERLQKIMARADIGSRRACEAIIEQGRVKVNGKLVTLGDKADPEKDTITVDEQRIRVDMFTKRYIVFNKPKNVLSTNKKPEGDDRDAVRDLIPIEGHFFTIGRLDAESEGLMVLTNDGDLTHKLSHPSFEHTKTYKVTVYGQPDTETLERWEAGLWLDGTRTAPCYVRVMEQNPQTTTLRVVMIEGRKRQIRRIAAMLGHPVRRLVRTHIGQLGLGTLKKGAYYELEDEEVQAMKIPAEEVKYMRRKNRRPRPPRDNAQSASQNRNSNKGPRTPRKPTNKSQGVRRAKKRPERS; encoded by the coding sequence ATGGCTGAAGAACGACTTCAGAAAATTATGGCCCGTGCCGATATTGGCTCTCGCCGTGCCTGTGAAGCAATCATCGAGCAGGGACGCGTCAAGGTTAATGGTAAACTCGTCACCCTTGGCGATAAGGCCGACCCCGAAAAAGATACGATTACGGTCGATGAGCAGCGTATCCGCGTGGATATGTTCACCAAGCGCTACATCGTATTCAATAAGCCCAAGAATGTGCTTTCAACGAATAAGAAGCCAGAAGGCGATGACCGGGATGCCGTACGCGATCTCATTCCGATTGAAGGGCACTTCTTCACAATTGGCCGCCTCGATGCCGAGAGCGAAGGCTTGATGGTGCTCACCAATGATGGTGACCTCACCCACAAGCTATCTCACCCGAGCTTTGAACACACAAAGACTTACAAAGTCACCGTTTACGGTCAACCTGATACGGAAACCCTGGAACGATGGGAAGCGGGCCTCTGGCTTGATGGCACTCGTACTGCACCGTGTTACGTTCGCGTGATGGAGCAGAATCCTCAAACCACCACGCTGCGAGTCGTCATGATTGAAGGCCGCAAGCGCCAGATTCGCCGTATTGCGGCTATGCTGGGTCATCCGGTGCGTCGCCTGGTGCGTACCCACATCGGCCAGCTTGGTCTGGGCACCCTGAAAAAGGGAGCCTACTACGAGCTGGAAGATGAAGAAGTACAAGCGATGAAGATACCAGCAGAAGAAGTGAAATACATGCGACGTAAAAACCGTCGTCCGCGCCCGCCACGGGATAACGCTCAATCAGCATCGCAGAATAGAAACAGCAACAAAGGGCCCCGTACGCCCCGCAAACCTACGAACAAATCGCAGGGGGTCAGGCGGGCCAAGAAGCGCCCCGAGCGCTCATAA
- a CDS encoding response regulator transcription factor produces the protein MSTQASVLIIEDDRELSRLLQIDLQRHNFDVSVTNNGLDGLRMFQNSRHDLVVLDVALPLMDGLTVCERIREISNVPILMMTAHAVSEHDIAEGLNRGADEYMLKPLGKIEFHARIKALLRRARISEEPAETITRFEDGYLSVDLNTRRVLINGEEIRLTPTEFKLLATFIRNPDAVLSFQQLLETVWGPEYNSEHHYPRIYVSHLRRKIEPDAKNPSYIHNEYGVGYRFVGQNEAVQ, from the coding sequence ATGAGCACGCAAGCCAGTGTTTTAATTATTGAAGATGATCGAGAATTATCTCGTTTGTTGCAAATTGATTTGCAGCGGCATAATTTTGACGTTTCCGTAACGAATAATGGCCTGGATGGGCTGCGAATGTTCCAGAACAGTCGGCACGATCTGGTTGTGTTGGATGTCGCTTTGCCACTGATGGATGGATTGACTGTCTGCGAGCGCATCCGAGAAATATCCAATGTGCCAATTTTGATGATGACGGCCCATGCTGTGAGCGAACATGATATTGCCGAAGGGCTGAATCGTGGGGCCGATGAATACATGCTCAAGCCGCTGGGTAAAATTGAATTCCATGCGCGGATTAAAGCCCTTCTGCGCCGTGCTCGCATTTCTGAAGAACCAGCCGAAACCATTACACGCTTCGAGGATGGGTATCTTTCTGTTGATTTGAATACGCGCCGTGTGCTGATCAATGGGGAAGAAATCCGCCTGACGCCGACCGAATTTAAGCTGTTGGCGACCTTTATTCGCAATCCAGATGCTGTATTGAGCTTCCAACAATTGCTAGAGACGGTATGGGGGCCAGAGTATAACAGCGAGCATCATTATCCCCGGATTTACGTCTCGCATTTGCGCCGCAAGATTGAGCCAGATGCGAAGAACCCCTCCTATATTCATAATGAATATGGCGTTGGCTATCGCTTTGTCGGCCAGAATGAGGCCGTTCAATAG